The window CCCAATATTTTAGGAATCTGACCGTTTCTTGGTCTATCCCCACCGTTGCCCCTCTGGACTATTGTGGCACGCTCCTGATGATCTCTCTGCCTCAGCCTGGTCCCAATTCAGTCTGTTTCGGACACTGTGTGATCTCAGTAAACTGTCACATCATGTCTTTTATCTACTCAAAACCCCTCAGTGATTGCCCACAGTACTCACAGTAAAGGGCCCATGGCCCTGTCAGGCCCTCAGTaacctccccctgccccaaggTCTAGGACCTCATCTGCTTCTGCtttgttccttcttctccagACTTTGTAGCCTTCTGGCTGCATCTTGAGCAGGCCTAGTAGGCTCCCATTTGCTATCCTTGGTTCCTGTAACCTTCCTCTCCCAAACGTCAGCATTGCTCCCTCTCTAATCTGTTTCCTGTCCTTGCTCAAGCCATTTTCTCAGTGAGGTCTTCCTGACGACTTCACTTTAAAATTGTGACTTCACCCTGTTCATTCTCtactttccctccttctttcttttttgctacaGAAATAGTCACCATCTGACGTACAATGTATTACACTTGTTTGCTTTTCATCTCCTGGCTTCCCATGAGTTCGAGGATATCTCATCGATTTTGTTTGCAGTGCCTAGAATAGggtctagcttttttttttggaagattagccctgagctaactactgccaatcctcccctttttgctgaggcaggctggccctgagctaacatccgtgcccatcttcttctactttatatgtgggatgcctaccacagcatggcttttgccaaacagtgccatgtccgcacccaggatccaaaccggtgaaccccgggccaccgagaagcagaatgtgcgcacttaacggctgtgccaccgggctggccacccccccttttttttttgaggaagactggccctgaactaacatctgccaccaactttcctctttttgctgaggaagactggccctgagctaacatccatgcccatcttcctctactttatatgtgggtttcctgccatagcatggcttgatgagaggtgtgtaggtctgcacctgggtaggtctgcacctgggatctgaactggtgaaccctgggccgccggagcagaacatgtgaaattaactgctgcgccaccaggctggccccaggggttTGGCTTTTGAAAGAtgctctagaaatatttttttgaacaattaaaattagatgaaaattttctagTTTATCCTACCAGGACTTACCTGGTAGGCCTGTGGGtagattttataaaatgtcaatttttggaagattttcagAATTCagtaaactattattttaaatcatctatACAAGAGGCTACAAAATCATGTATGGATAAAAGATCTATTAAAAATGCaagacaaggggccagccccatggctgagtggttgagttcgtgcacttcgctttggcggcccaggctttccccggttcaaatcctggtctcCTCAGGCCAagatgaggtggcgtcccacatgccacaactggaaggacccacaactaaaatatacaactatgtactgggggcctttggggagaaggaaaaattaaaaaaaattaaattaactccttaaaaaatttttttaaaaagcaaaaagaatgcAAGACAAACAAATGCATTTAATATAACACAGCATGAGAAAGTTCATTGAAATGGTTTCAGACTCCATGCGGCAACTAACATTTAATTTAAGAAAGTTTCAGAAACTTATTGTTAGTAGACTTTCAAAGGAGAATAGCCACCATTATCTGAAGGGCTGGAGAGACAGAACTCCTTCGACCTGCATGTCTGCCTGCGACTGCTTGGCTTCATATTCTGCAACCCAAAGATCAAATGCAGGAGCGGAGAGAAAAGTCCAGCTCCCTCCTCTTAAGCCAGACAGCAAGGAGATTCCCAGAAATGTGAAACATGCCTCTTCTCTCAGTAATCGCTTTTGTTTCAGAAAGTAgtcattttttataaaatgttattattgttaGAATGTAAttgtttattaacattttaaaatggattaataaatGTTCTCACTTTTAATATCTAATAAGGTGAAAcaagggccagctctgtggcatagtggtcagtttggtgccctccactttggcggcccaggttcataggttcagatctcaggtatggacctatgccactcatcagccatgctgtggtgtagcggcagcccacatataaagtggaggaagactggcacagatgttagctcagggctaatcttcctcagcaaaaaaaaaaaaaaaaaaaaagagagagagagagaaaaaaaaaaaaaaaaaaaaacacccctgTTCTCCAAAAATCATTGGAtttctaccattaaaaaaaaaaaaagaaaaagtaaaacaaaagctctttgggtaCTCATTAAATTTTAGGAGTGTAAGTGGGTTTTGAGGCCAAAATGATTGAGAATGAGTGATCTGGGGATATTTTCTGGAGAAAAAAGTATTGAAacaattttcaagttttttttcttgctatgaTCTGATCCTCAGTCACACAGAGTTGAGTTAATTATATTCCTCAAGTTTGACGTTTTAATATAGATCTGAACAAGGCCTCTCGCTTTTATACAGGTTTTATCTTTATCCACTCCATTTCCTTAACCACTCCTGTTCCTTCCCCACCTCGGCCACAAGCACCCATCTATTCCAGGGTATTACCTGTCCTTTAGATATATGTGTCTATTCAGATATGTGGGTCTCCTTCATAAATTCACAGAATTGTTTTGTATAAAGTGTTTAATTTAGattaattgatatttattgaataacttgctttcttctaattttttatcGAGGTATAACTACATGCAGTAAAATGCACAAaccttaagtgtacagtttgattaATTTTATGATTAATTACAGATGATTAATTTAATTTACAGAAATGATATTAcactatatatacatttttaatttacagaaataatatTACACTATATATACCAcgttctacttcttcctttcttgacCTAATGCTGTCTTTTTGAGACCTTTCTATCTTGCTTCTATCATTTTTCCCTCATTATTTTAGTCTTACATATACAATTCCATCATGGGCATAtgccacattttacttatccattctctAGCGATGGCCTTGAGGTTGCTCCCATTGTTACTACAAAAGCATTCCGAAAAGCATGTCATGGATTGCTGGGCGAGAAACGATTGCAGTGTTATAATTACTTactatacataattttttttttttgaggaagattatccctgaactaacatctgctgccaaacctcctcttttttgctgaggaagactgccctgagctaacatccatgcccatcttcctccacttttatatgtgggatgcctgccacagcatggcttgacaagcgttgccatgtccgcacaggatccgaaccagtgaaccctgggccacggaagcagaatgtgcacacttaaccactgtgccaccaggctggccctactATACATAATTTTAACAAGCGTAGCCTGATTGTCCTACAGATTATCCAGAATAAACTACATTCCAACCAGCTCTTCAGAAGTGTTTCCATCTCCCTACCTCACCCCCATCATTGCAAGCATCTCACTTTTATCTGATTTTCTAACGTTCCGACTGAAGGTTTCTATTATGATGTTTTTAGTTCCAGCAATTTTTCCCATTGTGCGTTTTGGTGTCTTATTTAAGGAACTCTTTTCTATCTCGATGTGACATAGGTTTTCTTGTGcattatctttcatttatttttatctttcgtacatttttggtttgtttggtatttattttatatactgtGTATTGTGTGAGCCAACTTCAGCTTTCTTCATATAGTCAGCCGTTTTCTTTGCCCAACACTACCATTTCTCACTGATTTTGGAGGCTAGTGCTATCCCAGCCCTCACGTAAACAAGgcctgtttctttgctttctattGAGTtccgtgtgtctgtttctgtttctgcatCAGTACCACAGgaaagaagggtttttttttactgCTCTATTGTTTTATCTGGATGAGTAAATCTATCATCCTGATCCTTCTTTAACAAAATATCTGATCCACTTTGTAAGCCTTACTCTCCCTGTCCCATTTTAGGTTGCCCTCAGAATCCTATTGGGTTCCTCTGCCAAAAACataccccagtctaatcatgagaaaaacatcagatcAACCCCAGTGAAGTTCTACAAATTTCCTGCCGAGTCCTCCTCAAAACCGTCAAGCTTGTCAAAGTCTGAGAGACTGTCAGAGCCAAAAGGAACCCAAGGAGATGTGACCCCAAATGTAATATGGTGCCCTGGGTAGGAACCTAGAACAGAAAAAGCGTATcagataaaaacttaaaaaactgaataaagtatggactttagttactAACAATGTACGAATATTGattcattagttgtgacaaatgtaccatactaagatgttaataatagcgGAAAATAGGGATGTGGAATATATGAGAAGTCCCCATACTATCTTTGTaacttctctgtaaatctaaaaacaTTCTAACATAATGTTTACTTGAAAGatctttttggtatttttgtttgGAAATTGCAGTTCCCTGGTGATGgacatttaaaatgttcactGCTGCCAACCCTACGGCAGTGAAGATCTATTTGCATTATCCACACCCACATCGGTCAGTTCATCTAGGGTATGGATTGAGGAGGGGGATTACCAAgctgtgccaagctctgtgcccTGGAGCCAGAGATGAACTGTATTTTGCTGCTCTCATGCGACTTTGGCTTATTGAGCTAAAACATAGATCCTGGATTGAAGACAGAGatctttctcagtttttatctctttgcttccttccttatgtttcatctttctttagttcttttgcgtctcctcctccttctctgtgcccagGCTCAGACTGCCAGTGTCTCAGGAAGCCCTAATTTCCTTATCCCCTCCCCCATGTCCTAGGTAGTTGGTGTGGGTTAGTTAAAAGTCCTTATATATCTACTTCAGGGCTTAAGATTCCCTTTAAACTTTTTTACTCTGTAGGAATTTTCCTTCTAAGAGTGGATCCAGTCAAGGACCTGTGAGCTGAGAATAATGTAGGTGAAGGCATGAGACGGGTGGGTTCCTGTGAGCCTTTTCAACCTAAGGCCAAACCCAGAGCAAATGCCTTTGCTATCAGGAAAAGTCCATCAAAAACAATTCCATCACAGACTATTTGGAACTTCTCTCCAAGCCGTCATTTCTGAGTTTCTGATTAAATTTTGATTGGTTTGGAGTAGGGGAAGTTATTTCAcaatgttttggggtttttgtttttttgtatccTTTTCTGCCAGAAATTTACTCAATAATTCAAACTTTCAACATGTTTGTGGAGTAGATTAGTGTCAGCCACAAGAGTACAGGGCCCTAGGCTTAGAGGGCCCTGGGCTCggtttaatgctctgctcttgctgtctcgaaatttttaacaattttttgaatttttaacaattttttttgcttggcatttttattggaatttttgCACCGgtccccacaaattatgtagctacTCCCAATCCTAATCACTAGGAATTCcagagtgaagaaaacagacGAGAGAGTCTTGTGGCGCTTCTTCCAGAggggaaaacagaaataagtaaacgCATTGACAATTATTTCCAATGGAGATAAGATCTATGAAGGCAACAAGACAGGGGGCAGTGAGAGTGTGGCATGGAGTGTGGGCGACCTTAGACCGGCGGGGCAGCGTCTCCTCAGACCGGACTCTGAGAAGATGCTTGCGCTGAGGCCTGAGTGACGCACAGGAGCGAGCTAGTCCATCATCCTGGGAAGAGCActgcaggaagagagaggacCAGTGCCAAGCTAGGGAGCAGGAAGGAGTTGGGCAGGTTGGGAGACAGAAACAAGTCAGGTGTGGTGGCTGGAGCACACACTTTCAGGGTGTAAAGCCAAGTAGGTCATTATAGGTGATGAGGTCAAAGACAGGCAAGGACCTGACGGATGTGGTAAGATTCAAGAGGAATTCCGGGTGATGTTCAAGTTCACCGTCCCCTGTCACTGAAGTACAATACACCAGCGGGTAGTGGACTGGCATGCAACTGCAGATTTAGGCTTTCAGGAGGGACGAACAGAAAAGCATCCTCGTGGACTGGAAATCCaaatgaattctttattttgctGAAGGAATGTAGTGGGTAGCCACAGTTGGAGTTTACTGGATTCTCCTTTTGCTTAAATGTGGAGTTTGGACTTTTTGGAGAGTGACCTCATAAATATTGCACAACTGTACCAGagatagaaaagaaggaagattcaACTTGTTCTTCCCCATGAGGTGCTGATCAAAGGAACTCAGTGCCTTGGAATCTCTCTTCCTATGAATACAGGTGTTGTGCTCCCAACTGAACCGCCAGCATCCCCGGTAACTTCTCACCTCAGGTCACTAAGTCTAATTCTGTTTGAAAATCGTATGTTCCAAAACGAATGCCCAGGCTTTCCAGATTTGGCTATTTCAAGGAGGTGTCCCATAGCTAAAATCATGTAAGGAAGTATTTATTCCCTATTTGAAGATTCTACTGAAAgcatagaatttctttttcaattgtttttgTTCTCCtcatagtgttttaaaaaatattttggaaactgaTTTCTGTTTATCTGCTGTTGAGGGCAATGGATTCCAAAATGAATTAATATCTTCCTAGGAATTTTcaccagaaaaactaaaagaggCTTAATGGCACCTGTATCACGTGCTCCTCATTTCTGTGGGCTCAAGTATCCATCACTGTAAGATGTATCACATGCATTTTCTTGACTCATATTGTTCTTGATCCATATGAACAGAACACAtcattttttcactgtttttgaaAACAGAAGACCTGACTCCCCAGTCACAGTGTTCAGATCGGCTGGAGAAGATGAAGAATCACCCTCGTGTGTCTAAGGGCTTTATAATTGTGGGCGAGCTATTTCCTAGTGGGTTCTGGTGGAttccaaacaaaaaaaggaaatgagagactAGCTTGAACCTGAAGTTCGAATGTATAAACTGACCTGTTAAATAATGCTTTTCTCCTAATCTTTCCACAGACACCACAGCCGCAAATCGTAGACGCAGCCGCACCAAATTCACAGAAGATCAATTGAAAATCCTCATCAATGCATTCAACCAAAAACCTTACCCGAGTTATGCTACCAAACAAAGACTTGCTTTAGAAATCAACACTGAAGAGTCTAGAATCCAGGTAATTTACAAAGTGTACATCTCCAAGCCTAGATGTAGAAAGGGAAACCATTAATTAAGTACATACTATGCGCCAGGGTGCTAAGGGCTTTGTGTGGAGCATCCTGATTAACGCTCAGAATGAACTCATAAGGATGTTgcttttatttcacaaatgtggATGCTGAGGATAAAAGAGCTGGAAAGAGTCGGGAGGAAGCATGTAGGTACACCTTCAGAGAAGAGGAACTGCTTGAGCTGGCTCTCAAACGCATAATTTGCAGCATCTAtttgttaacttaaaaaattattatagggccaggccccatggctgagtggttaaagttctacatgctctgcttcagtggcccaggtttgcagatttggatcctgggcatggacctactccactcaccagtcAAGCTGTGGAGGTGTCCCTCATACAAAAGAAtagagggctaatcttcctcaagcaaaaaaagaggattggcaatggatgttagttcagggaaaatcttacttaggaaaaaaaaaattatagcaaatcATGTTGGGATTAGATTGTAGAGGTGCTAAATGCTAAGACTTGACCTAAGACTTAGCTGAATGTGACAGATAACGGTAATAAACTTGAGCTCAGGCCTAATAAGAATCACTCCCTTTGGAGAAAGGCAGTGATGAGGCTGAGATGACACGAACATGTTTAattccctcatttccttttcaTCACTTAGATTTGGTTTCAGAATCGAAGAGCTAGACACCGATTCCAGAAAAGATCAGAACCTGAGGAGCACTTAGAATCAAGCCAAGATGAAGATCACCCTGAAGAAAAGATTCAGAGTAAATGGTCTGCTCCAGTCCTGTCCCCCCGCAGAGCTTTTGAGTACCCGGGAGCCTCTACTGTGGAACCCACTACTACTCTGAGTGGGAAAAGAAAGTTCTCTCCCTCAGGGGCTCCTGTTCAGGGTCTTCTGGTGGCAAAGGGTTCAATATGGCCCCTGGAAATTTTCCCTGCATGGTCCATGGACCTTCTGAGACCTTCCACTGCATACCCTCTTTCCATAGGAATCCAGCGACCCAGCCATATACTGTTTCTCCTCTAGAACATTCCACCTGGAATGGGCTGAGACAAGGCCCTTTCAAGCAGAAGTAACAGGTCCCAAACTCAGTGGAGACTGTCCGACATGTTTGGGTTCCTTGTTTGAATATGTAAACTGGTTTCCGAAATGTACTTGACCCTCCATCTTCCACCTGCCCTAGGTAGAGGAGACAGACGGTGCCGTACAAGCTACACTTCCTCCCAATTACACACCCTCATCGAAGCATTTATGAACAACCCATATCCTGGGATTGATTCCAGACAGCAACTTGCTATCGAAATTGGAGTTCCAGAGTCGAGAATCCAAGTAAGTGATCAGGAATTTGTTCCATCCTCCAGGGGTGGAGATTCTAAGTCCTCCTCGGGTTCTGATCTTTTCTGGAATTGGTGCCTAGCTCTTCGATCCTGAAAACAAATCTAAGTGCTGGATGGAAGGGAAGGCATGCCAGCCTTGAGCTGTTCATCAACTGGCCAGCACATTCCCCTTCCAGcgccttctctctctgtctggtaGGTTCTTCTGCCCCCAGGTACCATGTGGCCTGCTCTCTTACACCCCCTTCAGTTCTTTTCTGTCATAATCAATGTCATATTCCTTGTGTTctgaacagtgcctgacacatgacacttaataaaaatctgttgaatgaatgaaagaaggaatattACTTTACATGGAATATGGCCAGACATTTGTCTAACGTCTTTATATCTATCATATCCTTTAGCTTTTCTGACTCTCCCATGAGATTGGAATTATTATGTCCACTTTAGAgatttgacattttcatttttaaagattggccctgagctaacatctcttgccaatcttattcttttcttcttcttcttctccccaaagccccccagtacatagttgtatattctagttgtgatccttctggttgtgccatgtgggacgccgcctcaacatggcctgatgagccatgccatgtcggcgcccaggatccgaaccagcgaaaccctgggccgccgaagtggagtgcgtgaacttaaccacttggccaggggctggccccgagatTTAACTTTTAACTCAGAGAAATACAGGACCTGATGAATCCTAAAATGGAGTGTAATTTTGTCCGAGTGCTGTGCTGTCAGTGTGTGTGGTGAACCAGTGCTCCCTCCGTCACCAGGACTCTAATGTGCAGCAGCAGGACTGACAcacctcacccctcccctctcctctcttctttctctgcctctttcattTTACGTTCAGACCGagcacacctactatgtgctaggaactGTACCACGGAGGGATGTTTTCACAGAGAGGAACAGAAGTAGCTCAGAAAATAACGAGGGAGGTGGGCAAAGAAACCGACAATTTTTATGGTGTGACTGTCTGTCACACAGCAGTCACCTCCTGGACAAATAGGAGTGAATGGGTGGATGTGTCTGGTGTAAACGGGGAAGCAGATGTACCCAGTCAGAAATAGTTTCACAGAGGAAAACTTGAGCTGGGGCTTGCACAACCAATAGAAATTCCCTGGGGGAGACTGGAATAGAGGGGGTTAATGCAGGCAGCATTGTGGCAGACTGCAGTCCTAAGAGCAGGCCCGAGGCTTGCAGGAAATTGTGCATTTGTCTATAGGCTTGAGAACTAGGGTGACACAGGGGTGCTCATGGAGGCCTCCAGTCTGGAGCAGTTGTTGTGGCCCATTGATTGAAGATCTTATTATCAGGTTGTGTCTACACCACCGTCCATTAGCCTGTGAGCTGTGAGATGGGGCTCCTGTCTGATTAATCCCTGTGTGCCAAACAGTGAGCAGAGGTCTCGAAGTGGATTAGACACATGGAAAATGCTCGCTAGAGGAGTTTATGCTTTGTCCTTTGGGTGGTGGACACATGCTGAAAGAGTTTAAGCAGAGGAGAGATCGCGCTGTTGTTACGCTTTAAAATAGCTGCTCTTCCTCCCCAGTGAAGAATGGATTCTATGCAGGAGACAGGAAATAATTTAGACATAGGTGAAAAGTCGtaaggaggaagatgaggcttGGAAAAGAGTTCTGTTTAAGAAACAAGTGAACATAGATTGATAGCACATATAGGGATGGCGCGTGGAGGGGAGggatggtggagagagagagacgggaCTACCAGGAAGATATGCTAGTTTTAGCTTGGATGGATGGCCAACATTGGTGTCATCCAGGAGGAGGACTGTTCGAGGAGAATAAAAGGAGTTCCGTGGGGTCAGAGGCATCCACCTGAGCCATCCAGAATAGACGTTTACGAGGCAGCTTTGATGAGACTCCAAAgctctggggagagggtggggaaggagagaatgtACCACAGACTGGCAgaccggggccggccccgtggcctagtgagGAAGCTCGCGCAccccactgcggcggcccaggctttcaccagtttgaatcctgggcacggatgtggcactgctcatcagaccacgctgagggggcatcccatatgccacaattggaaggacccacaactaagaatatgcaactatgtactgaggggctttgggaagaaaaaggaaaaaaaataaaatctttaagaaaaataaaataaatggcagaCTGACTCTTGAGTAAGTTGTTTGGTTTGATTCTGAAAGAAGAAGTGTgagttggaagaaaaaaaaacagaagtcagTGGTCAAATATGAAGGTAGTCACGTCCTAGTATAGCTGACCCCATATCCTTGGGGCTAGTTTTCTCCTCAGAATTCAAAGCTGAATATATCTTTTCCTTGTAAAATCAAGATATTGGTAGGTGCATAAATAATAAGAAATCTCTGCAGGACTTCCCCAGCAGGGGACTAATTCTCAGATATCATAAGCAGGTCAGATGGAAAAAGGGATTTCTGGTTCGGGTATAGAAACTATATCCAGGGCTACACACGTGCAGCTCTTCCAAAACAATCAATCGTTCGTCTGGAGAGTGGCGTTTGCCTGCAGAAAGGAAGTGAAAGTTTCAGTGATATTATGTGACTTCCAAAGTCTGGTTTTTGGACTCCAGACCTGTGCCTATTTTACTTGCACCTCTGGGAAAAGCAAAAGTAGTAGTACCTGTGGAGatgaggggtgtgtgtgagtgtgataTATAAATAAGTGACTAAAGTTATATTATTGTAAATCATattatatatgagtatatatcatatatttctAATACACATAAATGTGTATAATTTATGGGCACAAGCAAGGGGTAGCAATTAATTATGTCTTGTGGGATGAAAAATGTCTCCTTAGACAGATAATACTCTGTCATAGGAGAAAAATAGGGGTTtttgagatgaagaaaagaaggtagaaagagaattgcaggcagagagaagagctgtGGTACCAGGGGTGACGCTTTAGGGAAAGACCAGTCCTTGTAAGAGCGGATTCTGGGGACTTTCGGGATGTGAAACCAGTCAATAGGTCACAAAGGTACCAGGTGTGAGGTTCAGAATTTTGAGCTTTATCTTCAGACCTACAGACTGGCCTAGATATCATGTGAAATGTCAGTGATTTTGGAATCAGGCCTAAAATGAAccacttctccctcccctttGCCTTATGAAAAAAGCAAGGGTGAGGCTTGTGTGACATCAGTTGTTTTAACCAAATCTGTGTTTTACCCACTCAGATTTGGTTTCAAAATCGAAGATCTAGATTCCACgtccagagaaaaagagaacctgATGAGGCCTTAGAACAGAGACAAGACCAGGGACAAGATCTCTGAGGTGAGAGTTCAAGGTCATCAACCTGTTGTTCCCAATTTGGCTCATAGGCGGAGCCTCCTGAGAGCCCAGTGCACCCACATGGTGGAGTCAACTCCAGCTTCCTCTTGGGAGGGGACAGATATTCCCACTCAAGTGCCTCATTGCGCTCCGCAGGAATTCCGCTGTCCACTTTTCCAGCCAGAGCCTAGAAACCCCGTTAGAATGTGAATTTTGCTGACCAATGTCTTCCCAGTGCCTGGTAAAGAATCAATAGTTTTGTGCAGGGCATGACTGAGTTAACGGAGGGATGCATCCTCAGGTGTGTTCTGCCAGGGCCCGGCTAATGCATGGCTTTCCCAGGAGGTAGTAAGTTCCATACTGGACTGGAAAGGTGGGATAGACTTGACTCCCATGTTTTTGTATATAAACTggcttcttcaatttttctttccccttatcTGTCTTCCTTAGGTATAGAAACTACACAAAATGGCACCGATCTCACTAGCGACAGTCTTATTCCTCTGGAGCCAGAACAAGGTGGATAGAGAGACAAATTCAGTGTGTTTGATGTCATCAGCCTGGGCTCCAGATCTCTCACTCTTCCTGGGAACAtactcttttgttgtttttcttttaaagattggcacctgagctgacatctgttgccaatcttcttttttttcttcttcttctccccaaagcccccttttGTAgttgtagttgtatattccagttgtaggtccttctggttgtgctacgtgggatgccacctcagcatggcttgatgagcagtaccatgtctgtgctcaggatcccaaccagtgaaaccctgggctgccaaaacggagcacgcgaacttaaccacttggccacagggatGGCCCTGGAACATACCCTTCTAAACATTCTTTCAGCTTCTCAGAACCTGAGCCTTCTGGAGATGGTAAACAGGACTTCAGGGGGCAGAGACAGATACCAGGCACCACACAGCCCTACTGACTGAGCCTGGCTCCAGAATTCAGCAGATCTCAAGGACAATGAAAATGTACTTATCAATATCATTTTTCAGTCATCATAGTAATGACTGATTCaggcaaaaatcatcaatggatgtgtgatattgtgatttataataaatatatatttggtcttcatccccatttctggcactgagttcctaaaacccttggaatttcctgtgaaGAAGACAATAAAGGTATCTcctgttatgttaatgaggtgacttttggaccttatctaaggatgggggctggttgccaggagaaccaactatctgattagaggattggaactttcagtcccacacCTGTGAcctctgggaagaggagaggTGCTGGAGGTTGAATTCATCGCCAATGGCCCATGATTTAACCAATCATGCCTTCATAATGAAGCTTCCATAAAGACCCAAAGGATGGTGTTCAGAGAggttctgggttggtgaacacatggaggttcAAGGAGGGGAGtggtgcacctggagagggcatggaatcTCCGTGCCCCTTCCCACACACTGTTACTGAACCAGGGTCGTTTTGCCTGCCAAACAGTAGGCCAATCACTGAGATGGCAAGTTTCGCAGCAAAGAATGAGTTCAATTCATGag of the Equus quagga isolate Etosha38 chromosome 13, UCLA_HA_Equagga_1.0, whole genome shotgun sequence genome contains:
- the DUXA gene encoding double homeobox protein A, with translation MHSLLGNVVSPASNQLREVGRNQAIVLGAGGSRGTDSRPAPPPYTGRNSGGAAGNGTDTTAANRRRSRTKFTEDQLKILINAFNQKPYPSYATKQRLALEINTEESRIQIWFQNRRARHRFQKRSEPEEHLESSQDEDHPEEKIQSRGDRRCRTSYTSSQLHTLIEAFMNNPYPGIDSRQQLAIEIGVPESRIQIWFQNRRSRFHVQRKREPDEALEQRQDQGQDL